GCCCATCATGTAGTGACATGTGGGCGCAACAGGAATGGGCTGTCCGGCCGGATCGATTCCGAGATAAATCTTCACGAACGAGGAGATTTCAGACAGCTTTTCCTCGAGTCGTTTCTCACCGATATGCGTGAGGTCCAGGTGTACAAAATCCTTGCCTTCAATGCCGCGACCTTCACGTATTTCGGTATCAATGGCTCGGGAGACCACATCCCTGGCGGCGAGGTCTTTGATGGCGGGCGCATAACGCTCCATGAAACGTTCGCCGTCCGCATTTCGAAGTATACCACCTTCTCCACGAGCCGCCTCGCTTAGGAGAACACCAAGGCCGTAGATGCCGGTTGGATGAAACTGGATAAACTCCAAATCCTGCAGGGGGATCCCCAAGCGGTAGGCCGAGGAGACCCCGTCACCCGTGTTCGCAAAGCAGTTGGAGGAGATCTTGAACAGTTTCCCAAATCCCCCGGTAGCCAGGAGTACGATTTTACTACGAAATACATGGAGCCGGCCTGTAGCCAACTCATAGGCCGTCAGCCCCTGTACGCAGTCCCCGCTCCCTATCAGGTCAAGCATCTGGAATTCCGGATAGACGTGGATTCCTTTTCGAAGGACCTGTCCATAGAGCGTGTCTAGAATGACGCGTCCGGTTCGATCCGCCGCATGGCAGGCACGTTTTACCGCAGCCTTACCGAAATTGCTAGTGTGCCCTCCAAAGGCGCGCTGTGCGATTTTTCCGTCGGGTGTACGGTTAAACGGGACTCCAATATGTTCCAGTTCATAAACGGCCCTTGGAGCGTCCTGGGCCAACACCTGAGCTGCATCCTGGTCGGTCAGGTAGTCCCCGCCCTTAACCGTGTCAAACATGTGCCATTCCCACGAATCGGGTTCCTCGTTTCCCAGCGACGCGGCGATACCGCCCTGGGCCGCTCCGGAATGGGACCTGGTGGGAAAGACCTTGCTGATGAGAGCGAGATCGCACTTGCCCGCCAGTTCGACCGCCGCCCTCAATCCCGCCAGGCCTGACCCTACAATCACTACGTCATGTGTATGGATCATGAGATTCTTTCTCCGCCGGTAAAAGGCCGTCCTGAAAGGCGCATAACGCCTGCGCCCGTCCGAGCGACACTTCTCACCGTTTCGCTCATGGGAAGAACTGTAGCTCGCGTTCATCAACCCGGCGCTAACCCCTTCCCGCCAGCGGCTCGTAGGAACATCCCACAAGCCCGCAGTAATTACCTACGTATTCCGCTTTCGGTCGATACCTCGGGTCCATCGTTTTGTACACGGCATGTCCCATGCCCATGATGCGCTGTCCCGAATCCATTTGCCGCCGTACCCATTGGGGGAGGTCTTTTTCCGACTCGAGCTCCAACAGCATCTTCATAACTCGAGCGTTTGCACCGCCGTGGAGGCTGCCCGAAAGCGCGCCGACCCCCGCCGCCACCCCCGCGTACATATGCGCCCGAGTGGAAACGACTTCCCGGCAGGCAAACGTAGAGGCGTTGAACGTATGGTCCGCGTGTAAGATCAAACAGACGTCCAGATCGCGGGCAACGTCCTCATCCGGTCTTCTTCCATGCAAGAGCCAGAAAAAATTAGCGGCGTGCGACAGTTTTTCATCCGATTTCAACGGTTCCAGACCTTGGCGGATTCTATGCCATGCGGCCATAGCAACGGGCAGCCGCGCTATGAGACGTTTGGCGATGCGCTCGTTGGCTTCACGGGATTCGCCGGAGACATCCGGATCGGACATGGCAAAGAGAGGCACGGTGGCCTGCAGCACGTCCATGGGATCGGCGTCTTTAGGACACCTCTTGTAGCTCTCGTACACATAATCCGGCAGTTCGCGCGCTGCGATTATTTCCTGTTCGAATTCCCGGAGCGCGCTTCTCGAGGGCAGTCGACCGTTCAGTAATAGATAGGCCGTCTCGAGGTAGGTCGAGTTTGCGGCCAGTTCCTCGATGCGATACCCTCTATAAATGAGGATTCCCTTTTCTCCGTCGATAAAGCTGATCTTCGTGTCCGCTACTGTGATACCGCGTAGCCCCACATTCTTTGTTCGAACCATCTCTGCCATATCAACCCCCTATAACGTCTATGCAGACGCATCCTCCAGTTTCTCTTTCACGTAATTCAATGCGCCGCCTGCGGCCAGAAGCTGTCTCTGGCGGGAAGACACATCGAGCAACGCCGGAATTTCTGCTCCATCCACCACTACCGGTATTTCGTGATCGCCGTTCAGCACGTGTCTTCTCACCTCTGGGAAAATCACCTTGCTCCCCTTTTGAAAGCGGTCATAATCCCTGGGATTCTTGAATGTGAGCGGCAGGATTCCAAAATTACACAAATTCGCTTTGTGGATGCGCGCAAAGCTCTTCGCGATTTTCGCGCAAACGCCGAGATACCGTGGCGCAAGGGCGGCATGCTCCCGGCTCGACCCCTGTCCATAGTTTTCACCTCCGACAACGACCGCCCGGCCCATTTCCTTACACGTTTTGTGAAAATCAGGGTCCAGCTGCGAATACACGAACTCGCTGATAGCCTCGATGTTGGATCGAAGCGGCAGGACTTCGCTGCCCGCCGGCATAATGTGATCGGTAGTAATGTTGTCCCCGACCTTGATGGCCACGCGCGCCTCAATGGTCTCCGGCATGGATTCCATCCGGGGCAAAGATCGGATATTCGGACCCCGGAGGATTCCCTCCTTTGAAGTTTGTTCGGAAGGAAACACGATCGAGGATTCGTCGACATGGTATTTTTCCGGGTCCTGGATACGTGGATACGCCATATCCTTGGCCAGATCCCGAGGATCGGTGATCACTCCTTTCAGAGCGGCGGCTGCCGCCGTCTCGGGAGAACACAGGTAAACCTTGTCATCCTTGGTTCCCGAACGCCCGGGGAAATTTCGAGGAAAAGTCCTCAAGCTGACTTGACCTGTTCCGGGCGCCTGCCCCATGCCGATGCATCCCAAACATCCCGACTCATGGATGCGGGCTCCGGCCGACAACAAGCTCAAGGCGCCTCCCACCATGGTCACGTTTTCGATCACCTGTCTGCTGCCGGGGTTGACGTGAAACGATACTTCCGGATGAACGTGTCGGCCTTCCAGCATGCGCGCAGCCACCATAAGGTCCCGGAATGAAGAATTCACGCTGCTGCCTATGATGGACTGGTGAACCTTGATACCGGCCACTTCCCTCACCGGCGCCACGTTTCCGGGCGATGAAGGGCAGGCTATGAGCGGTTCGAGGGTCGAAAGATCGATCTCGTCGGTTTCATTGTAATCCGCGTCCGCGTCCGGAGCGAGAGGCTTCCAGGCGCGTCCCCGTCCCTGTGCCTCGAGGTATTTTCGAGTATTCCCGTCCGAAGGGAAAACGGAAGAGGTGGCTCCGAGTTCCGTACCCATGTTGCCAATGGTCTCGCGGTCCGTGGCGGACAGAGTCATGAGTCCCGGTCCATAATACTCGACCACCTTGCCGACGCATCCTTTCACGCCATAACGACGCAACATCTCCAAAATAACGTCTTTGGCGCTGACCCAGTCCGGGAGGCTTCCCGTAAGCTTGACTCCGAAAACTTCCGGACACGGCAAATAATATGGACGTCCGGCCATGGCCATGGCCACGTCGAGTCCTCCAGCTCCGATGCCCAGCATGGACACTCCCGCCGCTCCCGGAGAATGACTGTCGGCGCCTAAAAGGGTTTTCCCGGGAACGCCGAAACGCTCCATGTGAACCTGGTGGGAAACGCCGTTTCCCGCCGGGCTGTAATGAATCCCATAACGGGCGGATGCACTCTGAAGATAGGCATGGTCGTCCGCGTTTTTGAAATCGGTCTGGATAATGTTATGGTCAACATATTGCACGGCCAGTTCCGCCCGAACGCGATCGATACCCATGGCTTCGAACTCGAGCATGGCCATGGTCCCCGTTGCGTCCTGCAACAGTGTGTGATCGATCCGTATGGCGATCTCTTCGCCGGGAATCAACTCTCCTTTCACGAGGTGATCCGCCAGAATCTTATACGTCAGACTTTTGCCCACTATTCTCTCCTCTCGGGAATCGAGCCGTCCAATCGGCCTTTGATCTTTTACAAGACGCATGCACGGAGCGGATAACGCCGGCGAGAACATCGGGCAAGGGAGCGACGCCCCGGTTTCCGTGCATTTCTTCGAAGACATGCAACATGAGGGTATTACTTTCTGAGACGATCAAATCACATATTTGGAGTGAACGCGAATGCTCATCTTTCTACCATAAGGAGGCGAAAACTCCCGGTCAACCCCGGCGGAATTCGTTTTGCGCGATTTACGAAAGATGGCCCTTCGTCTGATTCCTTGACGCGCGCCTGCGTCACCTATATATTCAAATTGTATTCGGAACGCGCGCATCTGAACAGACTCCCTTTTTAGAACATTGTGGACTCGTTTTAAACTGTTTGTCTATCCGCCGCAAAAGTGAAGATCCTTGATCCGTTTTTCCCTTTCCGTTTCTGACAGTGCTTTCTTTGCGTACACAATGGGTTTTTGATAGCTTACCCTCAAAAGTGAATTCGCGTATAATGAGCATTGCGAAACGGCGACTGAAACCATTGGATTCGTGACAAGCCCAAAGGAGGAACAAACTCATGGCGTTCTCAAAGGTTGAAGATGTATTTAATGGAATGGCGAACTCGTTCAATCCGTCAAACGCGCAGGGCCTGGATGCTGTTTTCCAGTACAACATCACGGGAGCAGGGGGTGGAAACTGGAACGTAGTGGTGAAAGACGGCGCCTGTCAGGTGAATACGGGCTCCCACCCTTCCCCCAACGTGACACTTTCTTTGGACGCTGAAACCTGGCTGGGCATGGTCAACAAGCAGATCAACGGCATGCAGGCGTTCATGAGTGGAAAGCTGCGGGTGAGCGGCGACATCATGTTGGCTCAAAAAATGGAAAGCCTCTTTTCGTATTGATACATCAGCCGATCGACTTCGATAGGACACGCACGGCCGCCGGCATACACCGGCGGCATACGATTTCCCGCACCGGCGTCTTTTTGAACGGATGAAGGCTTCGCGGCCAAAGGAATGAAGACCATGTTCGATTTTTTACTGAATGAAGTGGAACGAGCGTTCTGGGAAGAGGTTCGAACGTTTGTGAAGAACGACGTCCCCAGTCAGCTTGTTCGGGATCTGGATGCCGGAAATCTGGAAACCGGCCGACCTCTGATCGAGATGGCCGGTAAGAAGGGACTGCTTGGGCCCCGCTTCCCAAGCGAGTTCGGCGGACGTGATCTCAACTGGGCGGCGGAAGTGGCCGCTGTTGAAGAGGTGGGAGTTCTTGGAACTTCTCTTTCCTGCGCTTACGTGATGCCGAGCATTGTGGGGGAGGCCATACACCGTTTCGGAACACAGGAACAAAAAGTCAACTATCTCGAGCCCACAAACAAGGGGAAACTGTACAGCGCCGAAGCGCTGACCGAACCGAGGGGAGGATCGGATTTTTTTGGCGCAACGACAACCGCGTCGCGTGACGGTGATTTCTTCGTGCTGAACGGAGAAAAGCGATTTGTGGTGGGCGCCGAGGATTCGGACTACTTTCTTGTGTATGCCAAATCCGATCCGGAAGCGCCGCCTCACAAGTCCATCAGCTGTTTTCTCGTGGAGCGTTCGATGGGCATCGACGTTCAGAAAATCTACACCCTTATGGGCACGAGGGGGGGCGGCACCGGCCGGATTCGTTTTCGCGATACCCGGGTTCCCGTGCAGAACGTCGTAGGAACACTGCACAACGCCTATGAGATCTTCAATCGAATGATGATTCCGGAGCGACTCTTGAGCGGGGCCGGAGCCATCGGACTCGGCCGGGCGGCCCTGGAGGTAGCGGCGCGCTACTCCACACGAAGAAAAGCATTCGGAAGGACGATCAACAACTTCCAGGCCGTGAACTTTATGGTCGCCGACTCGGTGACCATGCTGGACGCGGCTCGTTCTCTCGTTTTTTCCGCGGCAAAGCTGGTGGACGCCGGCGGAGACGCGCGCCGTCTCGTTTCCGAAGCCAAGAAAGCCGGGACCCAATACGCGTGGGACGTTATCAACAACGCCATGCAAATCATGGGAGGAATCGGTTACACCACGATCTATCCCATAGAACGTCTGATGAGGGACTGCCGGCTGGCTATGATTTGGACCGGAACGAATGAAGTCATGAACCTGATGATTCAACACGAGTATTACCGCGAGTTGGAAAGTGGAAAGTCGCTTTCCAGAGACGTGGAAGGGGACGCTCTCTCTCCGGAAGAGGAAGAAAAACATTTTGGTTGAGTCAATCCGGCAGAGGGTTCGGGGGCTTCTTCTTCATCCGAGGAAGAGGGAGCCCGGGAGTGGTTCCGCTAGGTTTCTTTTCCGCTGTATTGGCCGCAGCCATGTTGGGAATCCTGAACGCCTTTTTCAGGCCGATCCTCTTCATCCTGACGCTGCCGATCAACCTTGTCACCTTCGGACTATTTACGTTTGTCATCAACGCGATGATGCTCAAAATGGCTTCCGCGGTCATCCCCGGTTTTGACGTGAACGGTTTCTGGCCCGCGATTTTCGGCTCTCTGCTGATCAGCGTGATAAGCTGGCTTTTGACCTCGTTTGTGAACGAAAGGGGCCGTATTGAATATATCGAGCTTACGAAAAGGAAGGATGGACACTGGGAGCGCTGAAAACCGGCGCTTTGGGAAAGTAAACGCTCTTGCTGAGTTTTGTTATCTTCGATTCATCGTCCGGCTCGGTAGACCGGACTTCCGCGTGAGACGTCTGATAAGGATGACGGACTTGGAAATAAAGGATTCAATCATCGTCGGCAACTTCCGCGGGCACGATTTCGTCCAGCAAGCGCCCCGGTGACTCGAATGTTCCATATACCTCGAGTTGTCTCTGTCTATCTTTCCCTTGAAATTACCCTCCACGCATACGGTGTTCTTAAGAAACAGTATCCCCTGGAATACGCTGTCCGGTCCTATGATGGTCTCGATTTTTGAACTAGAACCATTGCTTGGAAGGGATTTCGAAAAAAGCTTCCCCATCGAGTCATTCCATCCTTTTCCTAATTTTCATTCATGGAAACGTAAGGGGTAAGGGAGTCATTCTCGAAGTCGTAGTCCCATATGAACTGACGTGGATCAATGCATCGCTGTTCCTTAATCACGGAATAATGTAAGTGAGTCCCCGTACTTCGACCGGAATTACCCATGTACGCAATCACTTGCCCTCTTTTGACCTTGTCCCCCGCTTTAACGGCAAACCGATTCAGATGACCGAATACGGTCTCTACGCCGTTCCCATGGCTAAGCTTAAGCACTTTGCCTAAAAAACGTTCCTTGCCGACATCCGTCACTTTCCCATCCGCTGGAGCAATGACCTCGTCGTTGAGTCTGCCCGCGATGTCCAGACCATTATGGAAAGCACTCTGTGAGGTGAACGGGTCTCGCCTCCAGCCGAATCCGGAGGAAATCCAA
The sequence above is a segment of the Deltaproteobacteria bacterium genome. Coding sequences within it:
- a CDS encoding citrate (Si)-synthase; this translates as MAEMVRTKNVGLRGITVADTKISFIDGEKGILIYRGYRIEELAANSTYLETAYLLLNGRLPSRSALREFEQEIIAARELPDYVYESYKRCPKDADPMDVLQATVPLFAMSDPDVSGESREANERIAKRLIARLPVAMAAWHRIRQGLEPLKSDEKLSHAANFFWLLHGRRPDEDVARDLDVCLILHADHTFNASTFACREVVSTRAHMYAGVAAGVGALSGSLHGGANARVMKMLLELESEKDLPQWVRRQMDSGQRIMGMGHAVYKTMDPRYRPKAEYVGNYCGLVGCSYEPLAGRG
- a CDS encoding aconitate hydratase codes for the protein MGKSLTYKILADHLVKGELIPGEEIAIRIDHTLLQDATGTMAMLEFEAMGIDRVRAELAVQYVDHNIIQTDFKNADDHAYLQSASARYGIHYSPAGNGVSHQVHMERFGVPGKTLLGADSHSPGAAGVSMLGIGAGGLDVAMAMAGRPYYLPCPEVFGVKLTGSLPDWVSAKDVILEMLRRYGVKGCVGKVVEYYGPGLMTLSATDRETIGNMGTELGATSSVFPSDGNTRKYLEAQGRGRAWKPLAPDADADYNETDEIDLSTLEPLIACPSSPGNVAPVREVAGIKVHQSIIGSSVNSSFRDLMVAARMLEGRHVHPEVSFHVNPGSRQVIENVTMVGGALSLLSAGARIHESGCLGCIGMGQAPGTGQVSLRTFPRNFPGRSGTKDDKVYLCSPETAAAAALKGVITDPRDLAKDMAYPRIQDPEKYHVDESSIVFPSEQTSKEGILRGPNIRSLPRMESMPETIEARVAIKVGDNITTDHIMPAGSEVLPLRSNIEAISEFVYSQLDPDFHKTCKEMGRAVVVGGENYGQGSSREHAALAPRYLGVCAKIAKSFARIHKANLCNFGILPLTFKNPRDYDRFQKGSKVIFPEVRRHVLNGDHEIPVVVDGAEIPALLDVSSRQRQLLAAGGALNYVKEKLEDASA
- a CDS encoding SCP2 sterol-binding domain-containing protein produces the protein MAFSKVEDVFNGMANSFNPSNAQGLDAVFQYNITGAGGGNWNVVVKDGACQVNTGSHPSPNVTLSLDAETWLGMVNKQINGMQAFMSGKLRVSGDIMLAQKMESLFSY
- a CDS encoding acyl-CoA/acyl-ACP dehydrogenase; its protein translation is MFDFLLNEVERAFWEEVRTFVKNDVPSQLVRDLDAGNLETGRPLIEMAGKKGLLGPRFPSEFGGRDLNWAAEVAAVEEVGVLGTSLSCAYVMPSIVGEAIHRFGTQEQKVNYLEPTNKGKLYSAEALTEPRGGSDFFGATTTASRDGDFFVLNGEKRFVVGAEDSDYFLVYAKSDPEAPPHKSISCFLVERSMGIDVQKIYTLMGTRGGGTGRIRFRDTRVPVQNVVGTLHNAYEIFNRMMIPERLLSGAGAIGLGRAALEVAARYSTRRKAFGRTINNFQAVNFMVADSVTMLDAARSLVFSAAKLVDAGGDARRLVSEAKKAGTQYAWDVINNAMQIMGGIGYTTIYPIERLMRDCRLAMIWTGTNEVMNLMIQHEYYRELESGKSLSRDVEGDALSPEEEEKHFG
- a CDS encoding phage holin family protein, whose translation is MLGILNAFFRPILFILTLPINLVTFGLFTFVINAMMLKMASAVIPGFDVNGFWPAIFGSLLISVISWLLTSFVNERGRIEYIELTKRKDGHWER